Within the Pseudonocardia alni genome, the region GTTCTCCCACGCCCTGGCCGGGACGAGCACCCGGGGCACGTGGTCGTAGGGGAGCATGTTCGCGGTCGGGACCAGCACCGCGTCGGCGCCGGCCAGCGCCAGCGCGCGGACGGTCTCGGGGAACTCGACGTCGTAGCAGACCAGCAGGCCGAGGCCCCACCCGTTCCAGGTCACGACGGCGGGCGGGGTGTCCGAGGCGGTGAAGCAGGCCCGGTCGAGCGCGCCGAACAGGTGCGTCTTGCGGTACCCGGCGAGCCGGGTCCCGTCCGGCCCGACCAGGGTGACGGCGTTGGCGACCCGTCCGCCGTGGCGCTCCGGGTAGCCGTAGAGCACCGCCGTGCCCGACGTCCTCGCGATCGCGGTGACGGCGTCCGCCGACGGCCCGTCGGCCGGCTCGGCGAGCGCGGCCACCGCATCGGCGCCGATGTCGTAGCCGGTCAGGAACATCTCCGGGGTGACGAGCAGGTCCGCGTCCGCGGCGGCGCACGCCTCGGCGAGCCGGGCGAGGTTCCCGGCCACGTCGTGCGGCCGGGAGACGGTCTGCAGCAGCGCGACGCGCATCAGTCCGGCAGCGCGGGCGGCGCGAGCTCGGCGAACCGGTCCCCGGGACCGGGGTTGTCCGGCGGGGTGGACCCGCCCAGGTGCGCGACGATCCCCCAGACCGCGTTCAGCGCGGTCTGCACCGCGCCCTCCGCCCAGGCCGGGGTCCACGACACGTCGTCGCCCGCCATGAAGATCCCGCGCTCGGCGGCGGGCAGGTCGTCCTGCACGAAGTGGCAGTACATCCGCCGGTTGTAGCGGTAGTGCCCGGGCAGGGCGCCCTTGAACGCACCGAGGCTGTGCGGGTCGGACTCCCAGGTCACGGTGATCGGGTCGCCGATCACGTGCGCCCCGACGTCGACGGTCGGGTAGATCTTGCGCAGCGCGCCCAGCGCCAGCTCGACCCGCTTCTCGACCGGGTACGGCAGCATCTTCAGCGAGTCGCTCATCCACGAGTACGACAGGCAGATCACCCCGGGCCGGTCCGGCCCGTTGTCGAACAGGTACGTGCTGCGGGTGAGCCGGTCGGTCAGCGTCGTGGACATGACCTCGCGCCCGGTCGCCGGGTCGACGTCGCGCCAGAACGGCCGGTCCACCATCACGAACGTCTTGGTCGACTGCATGTAGCGGGTGCGGTCCAGGGCCATCCACACCTCCTGGCCGAACAGCGACTCGTCGGTGTCGATCTGGGTGGACAGCAGCCAGCTCTGGCAGGTGGTGAGCACCGCGGACACGTCGCGGGTGCCGCCGTAGACGTCGGTGACACGGATCGTGTCCGCGTCGAGGCGGTGCAGCCGCGCGACGCCCGGGCGGGTCCCGCCTCCGTGCAGCGACGACAGGCTGATCCCGGCGGGCCAGTGCACCAGATCGTCGGGGGTGCGGGTCCACAACCCCTGCGGCACCTGCTCCACCCCGCCGACGACGAGCAGCTGGTCGTCGTCGCAGCCGGTCAGCACCACCCGCAGGATCTCGAGCATCGAGTTCGGGAAGTCCGAGTCCCAGCCGCCGGTCCCGAAGCCGACCTGCCCGAACGCCTCGCGGTGGGCGAAGGACAGGTCGGAGAACGCCTTCGAGGTGGACACGAAGTCGTAGAAGGTGCGGTCGTCCCAGACCTCGACGAGCTCCGCCCACAGCGCCCGGATGCGCGGGATGTCGCGCTCGCGGATCGCCTGCTGCAGGTCGGTGAAGCCCGCGCCCTCCTCCAGCGCGCTCGCCCAGGCGTCGGCGACCTCGGTGAAGAACGGGGGCAGGTCGGCCAGGGTCCGGCCGTAGTACGTCCGCCCGTGCAGGTCGATCACCGTGCTGCCGGCCGCCTCCGTCAGCGGGTTCGGGAACGGCGCGGTGGGCAGCCCGAGCAGGTCGACGTAGTGGTGGAACGCCGTCGAGGAGCGGGGGAAGCGCATCCCGCCCAGCTCGGCGACGATCCCGTCGGCACCCTCGAAGGGCTGCGAGCGCAGCCGTCCGCCCAGGTGGGAGGACTCGTACACGACCGGCCGCAGCCCGATGCGCATCAGCTCGTAGGCGGCGACGAGCCCGGCGATCCCGGCCCCGACGACCACGACCTCGGTCCCCAGCCGGTCCGGTGGGACCCGGCCGAGTCCGGCCGGGTGGGCCAGCCAGTCGTCGTAGGGGAAGGGGAAGTCCGGGCCGAACGCGGTGACGGGTGGCTGCTCGGGGCTCATGGGTGGGCTCCTCGGGTCGTGTGCCGGGGATCACCCGGCCCCGCGACCCTATCCAGGATCCCCGCCCCGGATCAGCCCTTTCCGCGCCGCGAGCGCACGACGCCGGTGACGATCCGCTGGTAGGTGGTCGGCAGCAGCCGCACCATCGAGTCGATGGCCCAGGCGTCCGGTCCGATGAGGACACGGCGCTGGTTGCGCTGCACGCCGTCCAGGATGGTCTTCGCGGCCCGGTCCGGGGTCGTGGTGAGCATCCGCTCGAACTCGGCGGTGGCGTCGGCGGCCGGGCGGCCGGTGGCGGCGGCGACGCTGTCGTCGACCCGGGCGGCCTTCGCGATGTTGGTGCGGATCCCGCCGGGGTGCACGCAGGTCGCGGACACCGGGGACCCGGTGAGCTCGAGGTCCTGGCGCAGCGACTCGGTGAACCCGCGGACCGCGTACTTGCTCGCGTTGTAGCCGCTCATCAGGGGCTGCGCGGCGACGCCGAAGATGCTCGACAGGTTGACCACGTGGCCGGTGCCCGCGGTCTCCATGTGCGGCAGGAACGCCTTGGTCCCGTAGACCACGCCCCAGAAGTTGATGTCCATGATCCATCGGTAGTCCTCCAGGGACAGTGCCCCGGTGGTGCCCGACAGCGCGACGCCGGCGTTGTTGACGATCATGTGGACGGCGCCGTGGTCGGCGACCACGGCGTCGGCCCAGCCGTAGACGGCCTTCTCGTCGGAGACGTCCAGCTCGGCGGTGGTGACCCGCACCTGCGGCCCGGCGAGCGCGGCGGTCTCGGCGAGGCCCGCGGCGTCCCGGTCGGCCAGGGCGAGGTGGCAGCCGTCGCCCGCGAGGCGCAGGGCCAGCGCGCGCCCGATGCCGGACCCGGCTCCGGTGATCGCGGCGGTACGACCGGTGAAGGACTTCATCGTCGGCTCCTCACGAGCGGGGTGTGGTGGGCGACCCTAATCTGATGACGCGTGATTCCACATAGCGGGGTGACCGGCGTCATCCCAGGCCGGTGCCGCCCACGAGGAAGAGGGCGAGCGCGTCCGTGACCCGGTCCCGGGGCGGGTCGAACCCGCTCACCGTCCAGGTCATGACGACGTGGCTGATCCCGCCGATGACGGCGTCGGCGCGCAGACGGGTGGCGGTGGTGTCGGCGGGGGAGGGGTCGGCGTGGTCCGCGGTGAGCGCCAGCAGCAGCCGCCCGAAGCCGGACATGGTCTCCAGCGAGGTCTGCTCGACCTCGGGGCTCACGCCGAGCACCTCGAACCAGACCACCCGGGCGAGCCGCGGGTCGTCCTCCACCACGCGCAGGAACGCGTCGAGGCCGGCCCGGGCCAGCGTGAGCGGGTCGGTGCCGGGCGCCGCGGCCAGTGCGGGGGGCACCGCGTCGCGGAGGCGGGCGGTGCACTCGGTGTAGACGGCGAGCAGCAGTGCCTCGGTGCCCTCGAAGCACTCGTAGAAGTACCGGTCGGCGACGCGTGCCTCACGGCAGATCCGGCGCACGGTGGCCGCCCGGTAGCCGTCGGTCCCCAGCACCTCCAGCCCCGCGTCGAGCAGCCGGCGGCGACGGTCCTCGGCGCGGTCCGACGCGGACGCGCCCGCGTAGGTCCGGCCGGTGCTCACCCCGCCATTCCAGCACGGACGGGTCGCACCCCCGGGCTCCCCGGTGCTGCGGCAGGACGGGGACGGCCCGGGTGCGCCCCCGCCTCGCCTACCTCGACCGGGTGGACCTGCTGTGTACGACCGGCGTGGCGACCGTCGCTCCGAGAAACAGTCCGAGCGTTCGGTTTCTCCACCCGCCGTGACCGGATGATGCGGCCGAGAGGGGCATCACCAGCGTGTTCGGGTGGCGCCGGCCGCGTGGATTTGCCAGACACGTGACCCGCGTCGCATCCTAAAACCGTCATGCGTGACCGGAAGTTGTGTCGGGTTGCGGGTGTGGACGGTCGCATCCAGGCCGTTGCCGTCTCGTTGCACGGGTGAGCAACGCACCCGACGGCGACGTCCGGTGGATGCCACCTCGACGAGGAGGAACGGTATGGGCGAGAGCACGAGCCGCGTGGCCTACATGCGCCGCTGTGACTCCGGCGACCGATGGCCCGGACAGGGACGCCGGATGCCGAGGGCCCAGTCGTCGTGCGTGGTGGACCTCCTGCTGGCGGCCCGTCGCCTCCTCGACGACAGCCGCCTCCCGCACCCCGAGCACGTCGTCGACCTCGGGTCGGCCCGCGCGGTGCTGCGGTCGGTGTGGGCCGAGGCCATGTCCTCGCTCGGCTCCGGCACGGCACCGTCGCCGGAGCTGGTGAGCATGCTCGGCGAGGTCAAGGAGATCGACGAGCAGCTCCTGCTCGACCAGCTCGCCCATCAGGACCGCGCCCTGCAGCGCGTCCGCGCCGCGCTCGCGCAGCTCGGCGAGGCCCGCACCAGTACCGCCCTGCTCGACACGGCGGCCTCGACCGCCTGCGGCCTCGGCTTCGACCGCTCGATCGTCTCGCGTGTGGCGGACTCCCTCTGGATCCCCGAGCGCGTGCACGTGGAGCGCGACCCCGCCTGGGCCGAGGAGATCCTCGCGATGGGCCGCACCCACCCGCAGACCCTCGACGGCCGGATCGTCGAGTCCGAGATGGTCCGCCGGCGCACCTCCCTGCTGGTCGACGAGGTGCAGGAGCGCCCAGGGGTCAACCGGCCGATCGCCGACGCCTCGATGTCGCGCAGCTACTGCGCCGCGCCCATCGTGGTGCACGGCGTCGTCGCCGGGTTCGTGCACGCCGACTGCTACTACCAGCAGCGCAACGTCGACCCGCTCGACCGCCAGCTGCTCACCCTCTACGCCCAGGGGCTCGGCCAGGCTCTGTCCCGCACGATGGTCCTCGACGAGATGGACCAGATCCGGGCCGATGTCGACCGGCTCGCCCGCCGCGTCACCGACGCCCGCGAGGGCGACCTCGGCGACGGCTGGTGGGGCCACGGCGAGAACGGCCGGGTCACCGAGGGCGCCCCGGTGGCGCACACCGGCCCGCAGCGCAGTGTCGTCGACGGCTTCCTGCGCTCCGCGCCGGTCGACCCGTCGCTCACCCGCCGCGAGGTCGAGGTCCTGCGGCTGATGGCCACCGGCGACACCAACGCCCGCATCGCCGGCCGCCTGGTGATCTCCGAGGGCACGGTGAAGTCGCACGTCAAGCACATCCTGCGCAAGCTCGGCGCGGCCAACCGGGCCGAGGCCGTCTCGCACTGGCTGCGTGCCGAGCACGATCGCTCCGGGCGGGCCGCCGCCGGTCCGGCCGGATACCGGTGACCGCCGGCGCCCGGGTGTCGCGGGGCGCGCTGCCCACCCCCCTGCGGGAGTACCTGCACCGGCTCGACGTCGCCGCCCGGCACCTGTCGTCCACCGCCCGCCAGGACCTGCGTTCGCACGTCTGGAGCGAGGTGGCACGCACCGCCGGTCCCGCCCCGACGGAGGACCGGCTCGTCCGCGCCCTCGACCGCCTCGGCCCGCCCGCGGCCCTCGTTCCCACCCCCGTGGGGGGTACCTCCCCAGTACCCCGCGACCCCGTGGTGGTGCACCTGCTCGGCTGTTCCCTGCTGACCGCGGGGGTGACCGGGCTGATCGGGCTGGTGCGGGTCTGGCGTGCGCCGACCTGGCCGGTCCGCGACGCACTGACCGCCACCGTCCTGGTGGTGGCCGGCGCCGTCGCGCTTCCCCTGCTGACCGGCGTCCAGCCGGTGGCCGGGGCACTGCTCGGCGGCCTCGGGGCGGGAGCCCTGTCGGCCGCGCTCGTCCTCGGTGCGGTGCTGCTGATCCAGCGCCGGGCCCAGCGCAGGGCACTTTCCACGGAGCACGCCGCAGAGCCGGTCGCCGGCACCACCGATACCCCCCCAGGGGGAGGGTGATCCGCCCCCCACGGGAGGTGTGACCCCCTCTCCGGCGGAGCGACACTTCCGGTCGGTGGACCCGGACTGTTTCCGGCCCGCACTCGAAGGAGAGTTATGACCACGCCTGGGACCCTCACCCAGACGCCCGACGAGACCGTCGAGGTACCGCGCAGGACGGCGGGTCCCGGCGGGTCGGGCGTACTCAGGAAGGTCGCCGACCCGTTCGTGATGGCCGGCGAGATGTGGCAGCTGATGGTCAAGGTGTTCGTCCTTGCCGTCCGCAAGCCCGTCGGCTTCTGGGCCG harbors:
- a CDS encoding TetR/AcrR family transcriptional regulator yields the protein MSTGRTYAGASASDRAEDRRRRLLDAGLEVLGTDGYRAATVRRICREARVADRYFYECFEGTEALLLAVYTECTARLRDAVPPALAAAPGTDPLTLARAGLDAFLRVVEDDPRLARVVWFEVLGVSPEVEQTSLETMSGFGRLLLALTADHADPSPADTTATRLRADAVIGGISHVVMTWTVSGFDPPRDRVTDALALFLVGGTGLG
- a CDS encoding LuxR C-terminal-related transcriptional regulator; the encoded protein is MPRAQSSCVVDLLLAARRLLDDSRLPHPEHVVDLGSARAVLRSVWAEAMSSLGSGTAPSPELVSMLGEVKEIDEQLLLDQLAHQDRALQRVRAALAQLGEARTSTALLDTAASTACGLGFDRSIVSRVADSLWIPERVHVERDPAWAEEILAMGRTHPQTLDGRIVESEMVRRRTSLLVDEVQERPGVNRPIADASMSRSYCAAPIVVHGVVAGFVHADCYYQQRNVDPLDRQLLTLYAQGLGQALSRTMVLDEMDQIRADVDRLARRVTDAREGDLGDGWWGHGENGRVTEGAPVAHTGPQRSVVDGFLRSAPVDPSLTRREVEVLRLMATGDTNARIAGRLVISEGTVKSHVKHILRKLGAANRAEAVSHWLRAEHDRSGRAAAGPAGYR
- a CDS encoding SDR family NAD(P)-dependent oxidoreductase, which codes for MKSFTGRTAAITGAGSGIGRALALRLAGDGCHLALADRDAAGLAETAALAGPQVRVTTAELDVSDEKAVYGWADAVVADHGAVHMIVNNAGVALSGTTGALSLEDYRWIMDINFWGVVYGTKAFLPHMETAGTGHVVNLSSIFGVAAQPLMSGYNASKYAVRGFTESLRQDLELTGSPVSATCVHPGGIRTNIAKAARVDDSVAAATGRPAADATAEFERMLTTTPDRAAKTILDGVQRNQRRVLIGPDAWAIDSMVRLLPTTYQRIVTGVVRSRRGKG
- a CDS encoding carbon-nitrogen hydrolase family protein, producing MRVALLQTVSRPHDVAGNLARLAEACAAADADLLVTPEMFLTGYDIGADAVAALAEPADGPSADAVTAIARTSGTAVLYGYPERHGGRVANAVTLVGPDGTRLAGYRKTHLFGALDRACFTASDTPPAVVTWNGWGLGLLVCYDVEFPETVRALALAGADAVLVPTANMLPYDHVPRVLVPARAWENQVYVAYANWCGTEGSLTYGGLSCVAGPDGAVVRAGRDPELLVAELDRSALAVSRRANPYLADRRPDLYG
- a CDS encoding flavin monoamine oxidase family protein, producing the protein MSPEQPPVTAFGPDFPFPYDDWLAHPAGLGRVPPDRLGTEVVVVGAGIAGLVAAYELMRIGLRPVVYESSHLGGRLRSQPFEGADGIVAELGGMRFPRSSTAFHHYVDLLGLPTAPFPNPLTEAAGSTVIDLHGRTYYGRTLADLPPFFTEVADAWASALEEGAGFTDLQQAIRERDIPRIRALWAELVEVWDDRTFYDFVSTSKAFSDLSFAHREAFGQVGFGTGGWDSDFPNSMLEILRVVLTGCDDDQLLVVGGVEQVPQGLWTRTPDDLVHWPAGISLSSLHGGGTRPGVARLHRLDADTIRVTDVYGGTRDVSAVLTTCQSWLLSTQIDTDESLFGQEVWMALDRTRYMQSTKTFVMVDRPFWRDVDPATGREVMSTTLTDRLTRSTYLFDNGPDRPGVICLSYSWMSDSLKMLPYPVEKRVELALGALRKIYPTVDVGAHVIGDPITVTWESDPHSLGAFKGALPGHYRYNRRMYCHFVQDDLPAAERGIFMAGDDVSWTPAWAEGAVQTALNAVWGIVAHLGGSTPPDNPGPGDRFAELAPPALPD